The proteins below come from a single Acanthopagrus latus isolate v.2019 chromosome 4, fAcaLat1.1, whole genome shotgun sequence genomic window:
- the nip7 gene encoding 60S ribosome subunit biogenesis protein NIP7 homolog: MRPLTEEETKTMFEKLSKYIGENIKLLVDRPDGTYCFRLQNDRVYYMSEKILKLATNISRDKLVSVGTCFGKFTKTTKFRLHITALDFLAPYAKFKVWVKPGAEQSYLYGNHVLKSGLGRITENTNQYQGVVVYSMADVPLGFGVAAKSTQECRRVDPMSIVVFHQADVGEYIRNEDTLT, from the exons ATGAGGCCACtaacagaagaagagacgaaGACGATGTTTGAGAAGCTGTCAAAATA CATCGGGGAAAACATCAAGCTTCTCGTGGACCGACCTGACGGTACCTACTGTTTCAGGCTACAGAACGACCGTGTGTACTACATGAG TGAAAAAATTCTTAAGTTGGCCACAAACATTTCCCGGGACAAGCTCGTGTCAGTGGGAACATGTTTTGGGAAGTTCACAAAGACCACCAAGTTCCGCCTGCACATCACAGCTCTGGACTTCTTGGCTCCCTATGCAAAG TTCAAGGTATGGGTGAAACCCGGAGCAGAGCAGTCTTACCTCTATGGGAATCACGTGCTAAAGTCTGGCCTTGGCAGAATCACTGAGAACACGAATCAGTACCAGGGTGTCGTGGTCTACTCTATGGCAGATGTGCCCCTG ggTTTTGGCGTGGCAGCCAAGTCCACTCAGGAGTGTCGGCGAGTGGATCCCATGTCCATCGTCGTGTTCCACCAGGCCGATGTGGGAGAGTACATTAGGAATGAGGACACATTGACATAA